In Streptomyces sp. NBC_00878, a single window of DNA contains:
- the rplU gene encoding 50S ribosomal protein L21 encodes MYAIVRSGGRQHKVAVGDIVEVDKISTAKVGDTVELSTLLVVDGDAVTSDPWVLAGIKVQAEIVDHHKGVKIDILRYKNKTGYRRRQGHRQQYTAIKVTEIPAAAK; translated from the coding sequence GTGTACGCCATCGTGCGCAGCGGTGGTCGCCAGCACAAGGTTGCTGTCGGCGACATCGTTGAGGTTGACAAGATTTCCACTGCCAAGGTCGGCGACACGGTCGAGCTCTCGACCCTGCTCGTTGTCGACGGTGACGCGGTCACCAGCGACCCGTGGGTGCTCGCCGGGATCAAGGTCCAGGCCGAGATCGTGGACCACCACAAGGGCGTCAAGATCGACATCCTTCGCTACAAGAACAAGACCGGCTACCGCCGTCGTCAGGGCCACCGCCAGCAGTACACGGCGATCAAGGTCACTGAGATCCCCGCGGCTGCGAAGTAA
- the rpmA gene encoding 50S ribosomal protein L27 → MAHKKGASSTRNGRDSNAQRLGVKRFGGQVVNAGEILVRQRGTHFHPGASVGRGKDDTLFALAAGAVEFGTHRGRKVVNIVPVA, encoded by the coding sequence ATGGCACACAAGAAGGGCGCATCGTCCACCCGGAACGGTCGCGACTCCAATGCTCAGCGGCTCGGCGTGAAGCGCTTCGGCGGTCAGGTCGTCAACGCCGGTGAGATCCTGGTCCGCCAGCGTGGCACCCACTTCCACCCCGGCGCGAGCGTCGGCCGTGGCAAGGACGACACGCTGTTCGCGCTGGCCGCCGGTGCGGTGGAGTTCGGTACCCACCGTGGCCGCAAGGTCGTGAACATCGTTCCGGTCGCCTGA
- the obgE gene encoding GTPase ObgE, translating to MTTFVDRVELHVAAGSGGHGCASVHREKFKPLGGPDGGNGGRGGDVTLVVDQSVTTLLDYHHSPHRKATNGKPGEGGNRSGKDGQDLVLPVPDGTVVQDKDGNVLADLVGHGTTYVAAQGGRGGLGNAALASARRKAPGFALLGVPGGLQDIVLELKTVADVALVGYPSAGKSSLISVLSAAKPKIADYPFTTLVPNLGVVTAGSTVYTIADVPGLIPGASQGKGLGLEFLRHVERCEVLVHVLDTATLESDRDPVTDLDIIEEELKQYGGLGNRPRLVVLNKIDVPDGKDLAEMVRPDLEARGYQVFAVSAVAHTGLKELSFALADLVAKARAAKPEEEATRIVIRPKAVDDAGFTVVQEEDGLFRVRGEKPERWVRQTDFSNDEAVGYLADRLNRLGVEDSLMKAGARSGDGVAIGPEDNAVVFDWEPTVMAGAEMLGRRGEDHRFEAPRPAVTRRREKQAERDESEKEFDDFDPF from the coding sequence ATGACCACCTTCGTGGACCGCGTCGAGCTGCATGTCGCCGCGGGTAGCGGAGGTCACGGCTGTGCCTCCGTCCACCGGGAGAAGTTCAAGCCGCTCGGCGGCCCGGACGGCGGTAACGGCGGCCGTGGCGGTGACGTGACCCTGGTCGTCGACCAGTCCGTCACCACGCTCCTCGACTACCACCACTCCCCGCACCGCAAGGCCACCAACGGCAAGCCCGGCGAGGGCGGCAACCGCTCCGGCAAGGACGGCCAGGACCTGGTCCTGCCGGTGCCGGACGGCACGGTCGTCCAGGACAAGGACGGGAACGTCCTCGCGGACCTGGTCGGCCACGGCACGACGTACGTCGCCGCACAGGGCGGCCGGGGTGGTCTCGGCAACGCGGCGCTGGCCTCGGCCCGCCGCAAGGCGCCCGGCTTCGCGCTGCTCGGCGTACCCGGTGGCCTCCAGGACATCGTCCTGGAGCTGAAGACGGTCGCGGACGTGGCGCTCGTCGGCTACCCCAGCGCGGGCAAGTCGTCGCTCATCTCGGTCCTGTCGGCCGCCAAGCCGAAGATCGCGGACTACCCGTTCACCACCCTCGTCCCCAACCTCGGTGTGGTGACGGCGGGTTCGACGGTCTACACGATCGCCGACGTGCCGGGACTGATCCCCGGGGCGAGCCAGGGCAAGGGCCTCGGGCTTGAATTCCTGCGTCACGTGGAGCGCTGCGAGGTGCTCGTCCACGTCCTCGACACGGCGACCCTGGAGTCGGACCGCGACCCGGTCACCGACCTCGACATCATCGAGGAGGAGCTGAAGCAGTACGGCGGTCTCGGCAACCGTCCCCGTCTCGTCGTCCTCAACAAGATCGACGTACCCGACGGCAAGGACCTGGCCGAGATGGTCCGCCCGGACCTGGAGGCGCGCGGCTACCAGGTCTTCGCGGTCTCGGCGGTGGCCCACACGGGCCTCAAGGAACTCTCCTTCGCCCTCGCCGACCTGGTCGCCAAGGCCCGTGCGGCGAAGCCCGAAGAGGAGGCCACCCGTATCGTCATCCGCCCGAAGGCGGTCGACGACGCCGGCTTCACGGTGGTCCAGGAGGAGGACGGACTCTTCCGCGTACGGGGCGAGAAGCCCGAACGCTGGGTCCGCCAGACCGACTTCAGCAACGACGAGGCCGTGGGCTACCTCGCCGACCGGCTCAACCGGCTCGGCGTGGAGGACTCCCTGATGAAGGCGGGCGCCCGGTCGGGCGACGGCGTCGCCATCGGACCCGAGGACAACGCGGTCGTCTTCGACTGGGAGCCGACGGTCATGGCCGGCGCGGAGATGCTCGGCCGACGGGGCGAGGACCATCGCTTCGAGGCGCCTCGTCCCGCGGTCACGCGGCGCCGCGAGAAGCAGGCGGAACGGGACGAGTCGGAGAAGGAGTTCGACGACTTCGACCCCTTCTAG
- the proB gene encoding glutamate 5-kinase, whose amino-acid sequence MAEARRIVVKVGSSSLTTAAGGLDADRVDALVDVLAKARSGGEREIVLVSSGAIAAGLAPLGLRRRPRDLARQQAAASVGQGLLVARYAASCARYGVRVGQVLLTSDDMSRRAHHRNASRTLDKLLAMGALPVVNENDTVATDEIRFGDNDRLAALVAHLVRADLLVLLSDVDGVYDGDPSKSGTSRIAEVRTPADLAQVDIGSAGKAGVGTGGMVTKVEAARIAAAAGIPVVLTSAVHAADALAGRDTGTYFHATGRRSADRLLWLQHASTPQGALTLDDGAVRAVVERRTSLLPAGIAGVEGDFTAGDPVELRDSAGRAVARGLVNFDAKEIPQLIGRSTHELARELGPAYEREVVHRDDLVLLHP is encoded by the coding sequence GTGGCGGAAGCCCGCCGGATCGTCGTCAAGGTGGGCTCCTCGTCCCTGACCACCGCGGCCGGAGGCCTCGACGCCGACCGCGTGGACGCTCTCGTGGACGTCCTCGCCAAGGCACGCAGCGGCGGCGAGAGGGAGATCGTCCTCGTCTCGTCCGGCGCCATCGCCGCCGGCCTCGCCCCGCTGGGCCTGCGCCGCCGCCCCAGGGACCTCGCCCGCCAGCAGGCCGCCGCCAGCGTCGGCCAGGGCCTCCTGGTCGCCCGCTATGCCGCCTCCTGCGCCCGCTACGGCGTCCGGGTCGGCCAGGTGCTGCTCACCTCCGACGACATGAGCCGCCGCGCCCACCACCGCAACGCCTCGCGCACCCTCGACAAGCTCCTCGCGATGGGCGCCCTGCCGGTCGTCAACGAGAACGACACCGTAGCCACGGACGAGATCCGCTTCGGCGACAACGACCGCCTCGCCGCCCTCGTCGCCCATCTCGTCCGCGCAGACCTGCTGGTCCTCCTCTCCGACGTGGACGGCGTGTACGACGGCGACCCCAGCAAGTCCGGTACCTCGCGGATAGCGGAAGTGCGCACTCCGGCGGATCTCGCGCAGGTCGACATCGGCAGTGCGGGCAAGGCCGGTGTCGGCACCGGCGGCATGGTCACCAAGGTCGAGGCGGCCCGGATCGCGGCCGCGGCCGGCATCCCGGTCGTGCTGACCAGCGCGGTGCACGCCGCGGACGCCCTCGCGGGCCGGGACACCGGCACGTACTTCCACGCCACGGGCCGCCGCTCCGCCGACCGGCTGCTGTGGCTCCAGCACGCGTCCACCCCGCAGGGCGCCCTCACCCTCGACGACGGGGCCGTGCGCGCGGTCGTCGAGCGGCGTACGTCCCTGCTGCCGGCCGGCATCGCGGGCGTCGAGGGCGACTTCACCGCGGGCGATCCCGTCGAGCTGCGCGACAGCGCGGGGCGGGCGGTCGCCCGGGGACTGGTGAACTTCGACGCCAAGGAGATCCCGCAGCTGATCGGCCGCTCCACGCACGAGCTGGCCCGCGAACTGGGTCCCGCGTACGAACGCGAAGTCGTACACAGGGACGATCTGGTGCTGCTCCACCCGTAA
- a CDS encoding glutamate-5-semialdehyde dehydrogenase — protein sequence MTTLSPYDSMSPVTQAAYRAKGAAADLAPLPRAEKDDALLAIADALEVRTSEIVEANAKDIERAREAGTSESIIDRLTLTPERIRAIASDVRDVVALPDPVGEVVRGSTLPNGIDLRQVRVPLGVVGIIYEARPNVTVDAAALCLKSGNAVLLRGSSSAYESNTALVRVLRDAVGGSGLPADAVQLVPGEGRESVRELMRARGLVDVLIPRGGASLIQTVVQESIVPVIETGTGNCHVYVDAQADLGMAIDILINSKAQRPSVCNAAETLLVHQDIAPEFLPRALDALADAGVTVHADERVLAYAKDSKATVVEATTEDWDTEYLSYDIAAAVVDSLDKAVAHIRLWSSGHTEAIVTTSQQAARRFTQLVDSTTVAVNASTRFTDGGQFGFGAEIGISTQKLHARGPMGLPELTSTKYIVTGDGHIRR from the coding sequence ATGACCACGCTCTCGCCGTACGACTCGATGTCTCCGGTCACCCAGGCCGCCTACCGTGCCAAGGGCGCCGCCGCCGACCTCGCCCCGCTGCCGCGGGCCGAGAAGGACGACGCGCTGCTCGCGATCGCGGACGCGCTGGAGGTCCGTACGAGCGAGATCGTCGAGGCCAACGCCAAGGACATCGAGCGCGCCCGCGAGGCCGGCACCAGCGAGTCGATCATCGACCGGCTGACGCTCACCCCCGAGCGGATCCGCGCGATCGCCTCCGACGTGCGTGACGTGGTGGCACTGCCCGACCCGGTCGGCGAGGTCGTCCGCGGCTCGACCCTGCCGAACGGCATCGACCTGCGCCAGGTCCGCGTCCCGCTCGGCGTGGTCGGCATCATCTACGAGGCCCGCCCGAACGTGACGGTCGACGCGGCCGCCCTCTGCCTGAAGTCCGGCAACGCGGTCCTGCTGCGCGGCTCGTCCTCCGCGTACGAGTCCAACACCGCCCTCGTACGGGTCCTGCGCGACGCGGTGGGCGGCTCGGGCCTGCCCGCCGACGCCGTCCAGCTCGTGCCCGGCGAGGGCCGGGAGTCCGTACGGGAGCTGATGCGCGCCCGCGGTCTCGTCGACGTGCTCATCCCGCGCGGCGGGGCCTCCCTGATCCAGACGGTCGTCCAGGAGTCCATCGTCCCGGTCATCGAGACCGGCACCGGCAACTGCCACGTCTACGTCGACGCGCAGGCCGACCTCGGCATGGCGATCGACATCCTGATCAACTCCAAGGCGCAGCGGCCCAGCGTCTGCAACGCCGCCGAGACCCTCCTCGTCCACCAGGACATCGCGCCCGAGTTCCTGCCGCGCGCCCTCGACGCCCTCGCGGACGCCGGGGTCACCGTGCACGCCGACGAGCGCGTCCTCGCGTACGCCAAGGATTCCAAGGCCACGGTCGTGGAGGCCACGACCGAGGACTGGGACACCGAGTACCTGTCGTACGACATCGCCGCCGCCGTCGTCGACTCGCTCGACAAGGCCGTGGCGCACATCCGGCTCTGGAGCTCCGGGCACACCGAGGCGATCGTCACCACTTCGCAGCAGGCGGCCCGCAGGTTCACCCAGCTGGTCGATTCCACGACGGTCGCCGTGAACGCGTCCACGCGCTTCACCGACGGCGGCCAGTTCGGCTTCGGCGCCGAGATCGGGATCTCCACGCAGAAGCTGCACGCGCGGGGTCCGATGGGGCTGCCGGAGCTGACGAGCACGAAGTACATCGTCACCGGAGACGGGCACATCCGGCGCTGA
- a CDS encoding M48 family metallopeptidase translates to MPEESHENVPSRQRRRFEGISSRAYEHPADRSALVALRKLSGFDTVFKALSGLLPERSLRLLFLSDSVRVSDAQFTHLNVMLRDACYILDLEKVPPMYVNQDPQPNAMCIGLDEPIIVVTTGLVELLDEEEMRAVIGHEVGHALSGHSVYRTILLFLTSLALRVAWIPLGNLAIMAIVTALREWFRKSELSADRAGLLVGQDLKASMRGLMKIAGGNHLHEMNVDAFLAQAEEYEAGGDLRDSVLKILNVMPRSHPFTTVRAAELKKWAESRDYQRIMDGHYPRRDEDGDTSVTDSFRQSASSYATDVKNSKDPLMKLVSDIAGGAGDLGGRVRRGFGGFASGSGGDSGSSPTDQPRTDRTDRTDRPDDDSPNGSR, encoded by the coding sequence ATGCCAGAAGAAAGCCACGAGAACGTACCGAGCAGGCAGCGCCGACGTTTCGAGGGGATCTCCTCCCGGGCGTACGAGCACCCCGCCGACCGCTCGGCCCTGGTCGCCCTGCGCAAGCTCAGCGGCTTCGACACCGTCTTCAAGGCGCTCAGCGGCCTGCTCCCGGAGCGCAGTCTGAGGCTGCTGTTCCTGTCGGACTCGGTGCGCGTCTCGGACGCCCAGTTCACGCACCTGAACGTGATGCTGCGCGACGCCTGCTACATCCTGGACCTGGAGAAGGTCCCGCCGATGTACGTCAACCAGGACCCGCAGCCGAACGCGATGTGCATCGGCCTGGACGAGCCGATCATCGTCGTCACCACCGGCCTCGTCGAGCTGCTCGACGAGGAGGAGATGCGGGCGGTCATCGGCCACGAGGTGGGCCACGCCCTGTCCGGCCACTCCGTCTACCGCACGATCCTGCTCTTCCTGACCAGCCTCGCCCTGCGAGTGGCGTGGATCCCGCTGGGCAACCTCGCGATCATGGCGATCGTGACCGCCCTGCGCGAGTGGTTCCGCAAGTCCGAGCTGTCCGCGGACCGCGCCGGTCTCCTGGTCGGCCAGGACCTGAAGGCCTCGATGCGCGGCCTGATGAAGATCGCGGGCGGCAACCACCTGCACGAGATGAACGTGGACGCGTTCCTCGCCCAGGCCGAGGAGTACGAGGCCGGGGGCGACCTCCGCGACTCGGTGCTGAAGATTCTCAACGTCATGCCCCGCTCCCACCCCTTCACCACGGTCCGGGCGGCCGAGCTGAAGAAGTGGGCCGAGTCCCGCGACTACCAGCGGATCATGGACGGCCACTACCCGCGCCGCGACGAGGACGGGGACACCTCGGTCACGGACTCCTTCCGCCAGTCGGCTTCCAGCTACGCCACGGACGTCAAGAACTCGAAGGACCCGCTGATGAAGCTGGTCAGCGACATCGCGGGCGGCGCGGGCGACCTCGGCGGCCGGGTCCGGCGCGGTTTCGGCGGCTTCGCGAGCGGCAGCGGAGGCGACAGCGGCAGCTCGCCCACCGACCAGCCGCGCACGGACCGCACGGACCGCACGGACCGTCCGGACGACGACAGCCCGAACGGCAGCAGGTGA
- the nadD gene encoding nicotinate-nucleotide adenylyltransferase, producing MGEHDMPTGPADGTAQGARRGPGNGPSNPGKRRLGVMGGTFDPIHHGHLVAASEVAAQFHLDEVVFVPTGQPWQKTDRKVSPAEDRYLMTVIATAENPQFSVSRIDIDRGGPTYTTDTLRDLRVLNPDTDLFFITGADALGQILTWRDAEELFSLAHFIGVTRPGHILTDTGLPEGGVSLVEVPALAISSTDCRARVAKGDPVWYLVPDGVVRYIDKRELYRGE from the coding sequence ATGGGAGAGCACGACATGCCTACCGGTCCGGCGGACGGCACGGCGCAGGGCGCACGGCGCGGCCCGGGAAACGGCCCGTCGAACCCGGGCAAGCGCCGCCTCGGTGTCATGGGCGGAACGTTCGACCCGATCCACCACGGGCACCTCGTGGCGGCCAGTGAGGTCGCCGCGCAGTTCCACCTCGACGAGGTGGTGTTCGTGCCGACCGGACAGCCGTGGCAGAAGACCGACCGCAAGGTCTCCCCGGCCGAGGACCGCTACCTCATGACGGTCATCGCGACCGCCGAGAACCCGCAGTTCTCCGTGAGCCGCATCGACATCGACCGCGGCGGCCCCACCTACACCACGGACACGCTGCGTGATCTGCGCGTGCTCAACCCCGACACGGACCTCTTCTTCATCACCGGCGCCGACGCGCTCGGCCAGATCCTCACCTGGCGTGATGCCGAAGAACTGTTCTCCCTCGCGCACTTCATCGGGGTCACCCGGCCCGGCCACATACTGACCGACACCGGTCTGCCGGAGGGCGGTGTCTCGCTCGTCGAGGTCCCCGCGCTCGCCATCTCTTCCACAGACTGCCGTGCCAGAGTCGCGAAGGGCGACCCGGTCTGGTATCTGGTGCCGGACGGTGTCGTGCGCTACATCGACAAGCGAGAGCTGTACCGCGGCGAGTGA
- a CDS encoding LytR C-terminal domain-containing protein produces the protein MNDRYDAGYGGDQYELVGYDEFGQPVYRQVPSPSQTPRSPQSPQAPQAPQAQQEYGSYDPYGGQAQGYGQGHQGQGYGQGYGYDPYAVGQQGQQASPVVSYDTGQQQPVAPYDTGQQQQPPQRHVAEQTAYIPQQARPAQSPEPPQPSEDGRQGDGPQGERDYRTEQFAFVEEQPENSEDVIDWLKFTENRTERREGAKRRARGRVVALVVVFALVAVGGVGYLWYDGRLPGTSSDSTSGTTTAGGAQNRDVIVVHLHNTKGGGTSTALLVNNTTTKQGTTVLLPNSLALTDDNGTTTTLAKSVDDDGSSGTRDEMDTVLGTDIEGTWRLDTPYLNNLVELVGNIDVDTNADVPDPEAKKKGEAPLVKKGEDQTLSGKMAVAYATYRASGESQNVQLERFGQVMQGVLRKLSSDPQAATITVQTLAQILDPSLSDKDLGAFLAKLADRAKGGDYKTALLPVQTDGRLSAQASDGVVKDVLGGTAKSPEKGAAVQVGIRNSTGNKDATEKARVVLLNGGYTFVDAGQTDVAQAASQITYTDAAKKEDAVEVAKTLGLPTSSVKKGKVTSNADVSVVLGQDYKVGG, from the coding sequence GTGAACGACCGATACGACGCTGGGTACGGGGGCGACCAGTACGAGCTCGTCGGCTACGACGAGTTCGGACAGCCTGTGTACCGGCAGGTGCCGTCGCCTTCCCAGACTCCCCGATCTCCCCAATCCCCCCAAGCTCCGCAGGCCCCCCAGGCTCAGCAGGAGTACGGCTCGTACGACCCCTACGGGGGGCAGGCCCAGGGGTACGGGCAAGGCCACCAGGGTCAGGGATACGGGCAGGGGTACGGGTACGACCCGTACGCGGTGGGGCAGCAGGGGCAGCAGGCGTCGCCTGTGGTGTCGTATGACACGGGTCAGCAGCAACCTGTGGCGCCCTATGACACCGGTCAGCAGCAACAGCCGCCGCAGCGGCACGTCGCGGAGCAGACCGCCTACATCCCGCAGCAGGCGCGCCCCGCTCAGTCTCCGGAGCCGCCGCAGCCGTCGGAGGACGGGCGGCAGGGCGACGGGCCGCAGGGTGAACGGGACTACCGGACCGAGCAGTTCGCCTTCGTGGAGGAGCAGCCGGAGAACTCCGAAGACGTCATCGACTGGCTGAAGTTCACCGAGAACCGCACCGAGCGGCGCGAGGGGGCCAAGCGGCGGGCCCGCGGCCGTGTCGTCGCCCTGGTCGTGGTGTTCGCGCTGGTCGCGGTCGGCGGCGTCGGCTACCTCTGGTACGACGGCAGGCTGCCCGGGACGTCCTCCGACTCGACCTCCGGGACGACCACGGCCGGCGGCGCCCAGAACCGTGACGTGATCGTCGTCCACCTGCACAACACCAAGGGTGGCGGCACGTCGACGGCGCTGCTCGTCAACAACACCACCACCAAGCAGGGCACCACCGTCCTGCTGCCCAACTCCCTTGCCCTGACGGACGACAACGGCACCACGACCACGCTCGCGAAGTCGGTGGACGACGACGGGTCCTCCGGGACGCGCGACGAGATGGACACCGTGCTCGGCACGGACATCGAGGGCACCTGGCGCCTCGACACCCCGTACCTCAACAACCTCGTCGAACTCGTCGGCAACATCGATGTCGACACCAACGCGGACGTGCCGGACCCGGAAGCGAAGAAGAAGGGCGAGGCGCCCCTCGTCAAGAAGGGCGAGGACCAGACGCTGAGCGGCAAGATGGCCGTCGCGTACGCCACGTACCGCGCCTCGGGGGAGTCGCAGAACGTGCAGCTGGAGCGGTTCGGGCAGGTCATGCAGGGAGTGCTGCGCAAGCTGTCGTCGGACCCGCAGGCCGCGACGATCACCGTGCAGACGCTCGCGCAGATCCTCGACCCCTCGCTGAGCGACAAGGACCTGGGCGCGTTCCTGGCCAAGCTCGCCGACCGCGCCAAAGGCGGCGACTACAAGACGGCGCTGCTGCCGGTGCAGACGGACGGCAGGCTCAGCGCGCAGGCCAGTGACGGCGTGGTCAAGGACGTGCTCGGCGGCACCGCCAAGAGCCCCGAGAAGGGCGCGGCCGTCCAGGTCGGCATCCGCAACTCGACGGGCAACAAGGACGCCACCGAAAAGGCGCGGGTCGTCCTGCTCAACGGCGGCTACACCTTCGTCGACGCCGGCCAGACCGATGTCGCGCAGGCCGCGTCCCAGATCACCTACACCGACGCCGCGAAGAAGGAGGACGCGGTGGAGGTCGCCAAGACGCTGGGCCTGCCGACGAGTTCGGTGAAGAAGGGCAAGGTCACGTCCAACGCGGATGTGTCGGTCGTACTGGGCCAGGACTACAAGGTGGGTGGCTAG
- the rsfS gene encoding ribosome silencing factor gives MTATDRSHELITAAAQAAADKLAHDIIAYDVSDVLSITDAFLLASAPNDRQVKSIVDEIEERLSKELGAKPVRREGDRDARWILLDYVDIVVHVQHSEERVFYALERLWKDCPELDLPADAKATRGKGAEHAKLQDAEDAAELRGELR, from the coding sequence GTGACCGCCACTGACCGCTCTCACGAGCTCATCACCGCCGCAGCGCAGGCGGCCGCCGACAAGCTCGCGCACGACATCATCGCCTACGACGTCAGCGACGTGCTGTCGATCACGGATGCCTTCCTGCTGGCCTCCGCGCCCAACGACCGCCAGGTCAAGTCGATCGTCGACGAGATCGAGGAGCGGCTGAGCAAGGAGCTCGGCGCGAAGCCGGTGCGCCGCGAGGGCGACCGCGACGCCCGTTGGATCCTGCTCGACTACGTCGACATCGTGGTGCACGTCCAGCACAGCGAGGAGCGTGTGTTCTACGCGCTGGAGCGGCTCTGGAAGGACTGCCCCGAGCTGGACCTGCCCGCCGACGCCAAGGCCACCCGCGGCAAGGGCGCCGAGCACGCCAAGCTCCAGGACGCGGAGGACGCCGCAGAGCTGCGCGGAGAGCTGCGGTGA
- a CDS encoding histidine phosphatase family protein, whose protein sequence is MSEAGKKAGRGRRVILWRHGQTLWNVERRFQGTTDVELTETGVGQARRAARLLASLQPDAIVASDLKRAANTAGELSGLTGLDVTHNEGLRETYAGVWQGLTHDEIIARYGDQYAAWKRGEPVRRGGGELETEVADRAAPVVLRHADKLPDDGTLVVVSHGGTIRTTIGRLLGLESQHWESLGGLSNCCWSVLGEGARGWRLLEHNAGTLPEPVLGDDD, encoded by the coding sequence CTGTCCGAGGCCGGGAAGAAGGCGGGCCGGGGGCGCCGCGTCATCCTGTGGCGCCACGGCCAGACGCTGTGGAACGTGGAGCGCCGCTTCCAGGGCACCACGGACGTCGAGCTCACCGAGACCGGCGTGGGCCAGGCCCGCCGCGCCGCCCGGTTGCTCGCGTCCCTGCAGCCCGACGCGATCGTCGCCTCGGACCTGAAGCGGGCGGCGAACACCGCGGGCGAGCTGTCCGGGCTCACCGGACTCGACGTGACGCACAACGAGGGCCTGCGCGAGACGTACGCGGGCGTCTGGCAGGGCCTGACGCACGACGAGATCATCGCGCGGTACGGCGACCAGTACGCGGCGTGGAAGCGCGGCGAGCCGGTCCGCCGGGGCGGTGGCGAACTGGAGACCGAGGTCGCCGACCGCGCGGCCCCCGTGGTGCTCCGGCATGCCGACAAGCTCCCGGACGACGGCACGCTCGTGGTCGTCAGCCACGGCGGCACGATCCGCACCACCATCGGCCGTCTCCTCGGCCTGGAGTCCCAGCATTGGGAGAGCCTCGGCGGCCTCTCCAACTGCTGCTGGTCCGTCCTCGGCGAGGGCGCCCGCGGCTGGCGACTGCTGGAACACAACGCGGGGACACTGCCGGAGCCGGTGCTGGGAGACGACGACTGA
- a CDS encoding helix-turn-helix transcriptional regulator, whose protein sequence is MGDVTTMATTQRRRPELAAFLRSRRARVTPADVGMPPGPRRRTPGLRREEVAQLSGVGVTWYTWLEQGRPINASPQVLDAVARTLRLGGPEREHLYDLAEVPYTHGPESTAPAVSPEVQEIIDALDPSPAVVYNARYDILATNPAYRDLFVVPERRPAEGAVRNALWTLFTASEEDCPLVFRESELPVMVATLRAAYGRHVGEPVWEDFIRGLSEVSGHFARLWRNGDVTPPGPRVKTFRHVAVGELRMTSVSLSVDGMPECRVVVYRPADEETRARAARLRDLRRQRRARKIPPPDGNGIIDLLN, encoded by the coding sequence ATGGGGGATGTGACGACGATGGCCACGACACAGCGGCGTCGGCCGGAGCTGGCCGCCTTCCTGCGGAGCAGGCGGGCGCGGGTGACACCGGCCGACGTGGGGATGCCGCCGGGACCGCGCCGCCGCACACCGGGGTTGCGGCGCGAGGAGGTGGCGCAGCTGTCGGGGGTCGGTGTCACCTGGTACACGTGGCTGGAGCAGGGACGGCCGATCAACGCGTCGCCGCAGGTCCTGGACGCGGTCGCGCGCACGTTACGGCTCGGCGGGCCGGAGCGCGAGCATCTGTACGACCTGGCGGAGGTGCCGTACACGCACGGTCCGGAGTCGACCGCTCCGGCCGTGAGTCCGGAGGTCCAGGAGATCATCGACGCCCTCGATCCGAGTCCGGCGGTGGTCTACAACGCGCGGTACGACATCCTCGCGACCAACCCGGCCTACCGGGACCTGTTCGTCGTGCCGGAGAGGCGCCCCGCCGAAGGCGCGGTCCGCAACGCCCTGTGGACGCTGTTCACGGCCTCGGAGGAGGACTGTCCGCTGGTGTTCCGGGAGAGCGAGCTGCCGGTGATGGTGGCGACGCTGAGGGCCGCGTACGGGAGACATGTGGGCGAGCCCGTGTGGGAGGACTTCATACGCGGGCTGTCGGAGGTCAGCGGACACTTCGCCCGGCTGTGGCGGAACGGGGACGTGACGCCACCGGGACCGCGCGTGAAGACGTTCCGGCACGTGGCGGTGGGCGAGTTGCGGATGACGTCGGTGTCGTTGTCGGTCGACGGGATGCCGGAGTGCCGGGTCGTGGTCTACCGGCCGGCCGACGAGGAGACGCGTGCGCGGGCCGCCCGGCTGCGGGATCTCCGAAGGCAGCGGAGGGCACGAAAAATCCCGCCCCCTGATGGGAACGGGATCATCGATCTGCTGAACTGA